A genomic region of Candidatus Poribacteria bacterium contains the following coding sequences:
- a CDS encoding metal ABC transporter permease — translation MNFSPQIEIQIIAAVVAVACALPGVFLVLRRMALMSDAISHAILLGIVLAFFVVEDLASPFLIIAAAITGVITVALVELLHGTGLVREDAAIGIVFPALFSGGVILISRYAGSVHLDTHAVLLGELAFAWMERLTVFGYDLPKSLWVMGSILLINIVFITLFYKELKLATFDTGLAAALGFSPVLVHYGLMSLVSVTAVGAFDAVGSILVVALMIAPPATAYLLTDRLSYMLGLSALNGIASAITGYWLARWLDASIAGTMATMSGVFFLLTFLLAPTRGLIAIARRRVRQRWQFAQTMLTIHLLNHEGSPEAQQERRIEHLDEHLRWTPSFAERVVRYAERQGTIQSDAGDLMLTEHGRQVAREGLSMSEASPDQRSEFAVS, via the coding sequence ATGAACTTCTCACCACAGATAGAGATTCAAATTATCGCTGCAGTTGTTGCTGTTGCCTGTGCTCTGCCGGGAGTTTTTCTGGTACTTCGCCGTATGGCACTGATGAGCGATGCTATCAGCCATGCAATCCTTCTAGGTATTGTTTTAGCGTTTTTTGTTGTTGAGGATTTAGCATCGCCGTTCCTTATTATTGCAGCTGCGATCACCGGCGTGATTACGGTGGCGCTTGTGGAACTTTTGCACGGTACTGGGCTTGTGCGTGAGGATGCTGCCATCGGGATTGTGTTTCCAGCTCTATTCAGTGGAGGTGTGATTCTCATCTCTCGCTATGCCGGAAGTGTCCATCTAGATACTCATGCTGTGCTGCTGGGAGAATTGGCGTTTGCTTGGATGGAGCGATTGACCGTTTTCGGATACGACTTACCCAAATCGCTTTGGGTGATGGGGAGTATTTTACTAATTAACATCGTTTTCATTACACTGTTTTATAAGGAATTGAAACTGGCGACATTTGATACCGGACTCGCCGCCGCGCTCGGATTTTCACCTGTCCTCGTCCACTACGGTTTGATGAGCTTGGTTTCAGTGACAGCCGTTGGAGCGTTCGATGCGGTAGGATCTATCTTGGTCGTTGCGCTGATGATTGCTCCGCCAGCGACCGCCTACTTGCTGACCGATCGACTCTCCTATATGCTTGGACTGAGCGCGTTAAATGGTATTGCGAGTGCTATCACCGGCTACTGGCTAGCACGTTGGCTCGATGCGTCTATCGCCGGTACTATGGCAACGATGAGTGGTGTTTTCTTCCTTTTGACCTTCCTTCTCGCACCAACCCGCGGTCTAATTGCTATCGCCCGGCGACGGGTGCGTCAACGGTGGCAATTTGCTCAGACAATGCTCACCATACACCTGCTAAACCATGAAGGCTCTCCCGAAGCCCAACAGGAACGTCGCATTGAACACCTAGATGAACATCTTCGCTGGACTCCTTCTTTCGCAGAGCGGGTTGTAAGATATGCAGAAAGGCAGGGCACCATCCAGTCCGATGCAGGTGATTTGATGTTGACTGAGCATGGTCGACAGGTCGCCCGCGAAGGTTTGAGTATGTCTGAGGCAAGCCCCGATCAGAGATCGGAATTCGCAGTTTCGTAG